A genomic stretch from Deltaproteobacteria bacterium includes:
- a CDS encoding UDP-N-acetylmuramoyl-tripeptide--D-alanyl-D-alanine ligase yields MTNDLTSWSISDVLEATGGRLGFGEERIRFRAISTDSRAIRGGELFVAITGQKYDGHQFVHMALEKGALGVLVSEAFTRSDAPGPGKDRCWIVVPDTLKALGDMAAFHRRQSEASVVAITGTNGKTTTKEMTAAVLSRAFSVLKTSGNFNNLIGLPLTLLRLTEEHEWAVLELAMNHPGEIGRLSRICTPQIGVITNIEAGHLEGVKNIDGVMKAKGELLEVLGEDGTAVLNIDDKRICRLAEQFDGRVISFGIHGSAEVWATPVSQTASGCSFDLCWYDESIRVRLGIWGSGAIYNALASAAVGYRVGLSIEEVKEGLESVVPLPGRMEIITLPAGIYLINDTYNANPGSMALAIDTLGALKGNGRGILIAGDMLELGEHAKKAHKDLGILVARRGIARLYATGDFAPVVAEGAAGAGMDAGKIFIGSHEEILDAVKGRLGPGDWVLVKGSRLMAMENVVEGLQSHFG; encoded by the coding sequence ATGACTAATGACCTAACATCCTGGAGCATTTCTGACGTATTGGAGGCCACGGGTGGTCGCTTAGGCTTTGGCGAGGAGAGAATTCGCTTTAGGGCGATTTCCACGGATTCCCGCGCCATTCGAGGTGGCGAGCTTTTTGTGGCCATTACCGGACAGAAATATGACGGGCACCAGTTTGTGCATATGGCCCTTGAGAAAGGCGCCCTGGGCGTCCTTGTTAGCGAAGCGTTTACGAGGTCAGATGCGCCTGGCCCGGGAAAGGACCGCTGCTGGATTGTTGTGCCGGACACGCTTAAGGCTTTGGGCGACATGGCCGCGTTTCATCGCAGGCAAAGTGAAGCCTCGGTTGTGGCCATAACCGGCACGAACGGCAAGACAACTACAAAGGAAATGACAGCGGCCGTGTTGAGCCGGGCATTTTCGGTGTTGAAAACGTCCGGGAATTTCAACAATCTGATTGGGTTGCCGCTTACCCTGTTGCGCTTGACGGAAGAGCATGAATGGGCTGTTCTTGAACTGGCCATGAATCACCCCGGGGAGATCGGGCGGCTTTCCCGAATCTGCACGCCTCAGATAGGTGTGATCACCAATATAGAAGCAGGCCACCTGGAGGGTGTGAAGAATATAGACGGGGTGATGAAGGCAAAGGGCGAACTCCTTGAGGTTTTGGGTGAAGACGGAACGGCAGTGCTGAATATCGATGACAAAAGGATTTGCCGGCTCGCCGAGCAGTTTGACGGACGTGTGATTAGCTTCGGGATTCACGGCTCGGCTGAGGTATGGGCAACGCCGGTGTCTCAGACTGCTTCCGGCTGTTCATTTGACCTTTGTTGGTACGATGAGTCAATTCGCGTACGTCTGGGCATTTGGGGAAGCGGCGCCATCTACAATGCCTTGGCTTCAGCTGCCGTGGGGTACCGAGTCGGCCTTTCCATTGAGGAGGTCAAGGAGGGCTTGGAGTCCGTAGTCCCGTTGCCAGGGCGCATGGAGATCATAACGCTTCCCGCGGGAATCTACCTGATTAATGATACCTATAATGCCAACCCCGGCTCCATGGCGCTGGCGATTGATACGTTAGGCGCTTTGAAGGGAAACGGCAGAGGTATATTGATCGCAGGAGATATGCTTGAACTGGGTGAACACGCCAAGAAGGCCCACAAAGATCTAGGCATATTGGTTGCCCGCAGGGGCATTGCCCGGCTCTATGCCACAGGTGACTTCGCGCCGGTTGTGGCAGAAGGGGCCGCAGGGGCGGGGATGGATGCCGGAAAGATTTTCATCGGTAGCCATGAGGAGATCCTGGATGCGGTCAAGGGCCGTCTAGGTCCGGGGGATTGGGTCCTGGTGAAGGGTTCGCGGCTTATGGCCATGGAAAATGTGGTGGAGGGGTTGCAGTCACACTTTGGCTAA